A genomic window from Synechococcus sp. WH 8016 includes:
- a CDS encoding Ycf51 family protein produces the protein MPLPELLEVSSKWLAWSGLGLSVLTVVAFVTRWGLRFRLVGVSSFTFLLAVSCWAFSISYSPPVRIEGAVQVPIVFDNGTDLVVAQASSGFAQEAITPTLNQIAANLRPGGRNMEVRVRLRQLQTESKGSSRPVVLGETKRDFSQG, from the coding sequence ATGCCGCTTCCGGAATTATTGGAGGTATCCAGCAAATGGCTGGCCTGGAGTGGCCTGGGCCTCTCCGTTCTTACCGTGGTTGCCTTCGTAACCCGTTGGGGGCTGCGTTTTCGGCTTGTAGGCGTCAGTAGTTTCACGTTCTTGTTAGCCGTGAGCTGCTGGGCTTTTTCGATCAGTTATTCGCCCCCGGTGCGCATTGAAGGTGCTGTGCAGGTGCCGATTGTGTTTGATAACGGCACCGACCTCGTCGTGGCACAGGCTTCCAGTGGCTTTGCACAAGAAGCCATCACCCCCACCCTGAACCAAATCGCTGCGAACCTCCGCCCCGGAGGTCGCAACATGGAGGTCCGTGTTCGACTTCGGCAACTTCAAACCGAGAGCAAGGGCAGCTCAAGACCCGTGGTGCTTGGGGAAACCAAACGGGACTTCAGCCAGGGATGA